The Syngnathus scovelli strain Florida chromosome 7, RoL_Ssco_1.2, whole genome shotgun sequence DNA window TCTCGACACCAAACCTCGACAGACGGCAAAATCGTTTGGTATTTTTAAACCTAaaaagtgcaatgacaccttaaTTCAATTTTAACTTCTCCTGACGTGTCACTCTGCCACCCGTGTGAAGTCTTTACTAGGCCTGTCCAAGTCAGTCAGCGTGTCCAGTTAAAGGCGCCAAAGTGTGATGAGGGCCGGGTATAAATACGCCACGGCCCCGAAATACACACGTCCGCTATAATTAGTCAGACGTGAATAGGGTCGCCTATGTAGCACACCAAAGATCACCGCCACTAAGCAcctttttttaatctttaattGAAAGCCACTTAGTTCTTGTGAAGTCGACCTGTTGCTTGTCTCAAGTTCTATTTTCAGTGTCGTAACGCAGCCAATAGGTTGCGTAGTGATGAAAATACACACGGAACACAGCGCTGGTAAAGTGGTTAGGATCAATTATTTCCTTACACACAAATCCGCCCTGCTGCCATTAACACAGTTAAGGGTTTACAATGTTGCCAAGGATGCAATTTGGTCACAGCTTTTAgcaaatatttgtttattttagggAGGAGAAGAATGCAGCAGAAAAGGAAATAGGCACATCCTTTATTATGCTCCCATTGGACTGTCTGACATCACAGCAACACTGCTCTCGAACGGAACGTCTTTTTCATTTGAGGGGCCTCGCTTTTGTGGAAAATGCCCCTCGTGCCGCGCCCTGGAGCCTCGCAACGCTTTATTTTGTGGTGCCCGCGCCTCACAGTGAAGATGTTCATCAAAGGAGAGCAGCACACTGCTAAGTGCAGAGTGAAAAGGGCTCCAGCTCACACACAACCATAGTGATTttaagcagtacagaaaatatTGAAAGCTGAAATGTTGAGCagtgtttttcaaaaaaaaaaagcagatgttgattaaaaacaaagatAATCATGCTGCTTTCATAGAGTACGAAAGAAATCTGAGCATAATTAAATTCTGAAGATTTGGACAATGAATTGATTGTGATCAAAATATTTGTCAATTCATTTGATAATCAATTAGTTGTACCTCTATTTTAACGAAtcatttattaaaataaaatacattttaatcaaACTTGCTCAGAAAAAGTGGTATCGGCGCATCTCCACTCAAGGTGGATGCATCATTAGCGCTTATTCGTGAATGTATCTGAGTCATCCGGAAGGAGTGGGGGGTGCGGTCACTAAAAATGATGCAAGACATTGCAAATTACGTTATCCTTGAAAATATCCCCGAGCTGATTAACTGCAAAGGATCGAGACGTTAGCTTCATATCGGAGCATAGTTGAGAGGATTTCGAATGAGTTTCTTCCCTTTGTGAAGGGGTGCACTGCAGATGATGACAGCCTACTGCGCCAAGCATGGCTTGGTTAgaagtgggaggggggggggggataggtGGCACAGGAGGAGGAAAAGGGGTTGGGGATAGATAGGGGTGGCATGGAGGCTCCAAGCAGCAGAATGCGGTTGGGCTGCATGGCGCAGGAAGAAAGCAGCCTTTACGTGCATCGAATGATTGAAACATGGCACGCGTGCAACGACTACCTGTGGGCAGTGCTCTTATGTAATCCAAATAAGGGTGGCGAATACGCTTTGAATGCTTGTTGCGCATGCTAGAGGAGATCCACAGCCCCCTGTTGATGCACACCACCAAGAGCCGCTGGCCAAGGCTGCAGGCGGCTTATTGTGTGAGCATTTAAGAAGGCGTTagcgatcttttttttttttttttaatgcatctgcCTCCTCGCGAAAGGTTATAAGAGACGAGATGAGTTTCAAGATAACACCGGGGCGGTCTATTCTTAGCAGCCCCTTTTCGCACCACCACGCCCACTCTTCTTCGGTCACATTTAGCTACGAGGAGGctggggaaaagaaaaagaaaaatgcttgtGTAGCAAAGGATTAAACTAAACGCCTTTGTGAATCATCCAAACGACTGGCTTGCTATTACGCCGCAACGCCATGGATGCGGCGTCCATTTAGTTACACAGCACAACATACAAGATGCGCAGTAGAGGCTTTTACAACATAAAAATAGAATCCATTATTATAGCTCAAGTGTGTATCTTAAAAAATACCCTCCAAAATTGATTGTAAGCGATCCTAAGTAGCCGTTAAAAATCCTATATTGAAATACCCATTCTAGCTAGCTAAGCTCATTTAAAAATCATATTTGACGAATACTCAAAACAGTAGTACATTTTAATTGACACAACCGAATTTAACGAGACTCTCTTAATATCAAAAGAAGTTTAATCGAAGCTGTTTTGAAATAGCGTTGACTAAAATATCGAGTGGCGTCCACGCTCATTGCCAAGCTAGCTAACCACGTCGTTGGCCTGGTACTCACCATTTTGACTTTTCAAGCGCCGCGAAGATGgagagaggcaaaaaaaaaattcaagttgtAGATTTGAGACGTAATATACCTCGATGACACGCACTATCCCGGGAGTGCTCGAGTCTAATTCAGCTTTATTGGCGTATACGACTGAGAATCGGTTGAGACGGTAAACCGTTATTGCAGTAGAGTTGCCCGGAAACCTCAACCAAGAGACGCCGGCCTCATGCTCTTCTCGGACGAATGTATCCCTCCGCCCGAAACATTGCTTGACCTCCACGCAGTACAAAAAAACGTCCCAAAATTCTCCTTATTATTAACATGAAGCGTTTCCAAATCTTAAATAATCAATTACTCTTTGTTACATATTATTTTAAGCTCGTTTTACATCCCCAACAAAGAGGGTCTATGTTGCACTATAACACCGACATGCGCAATGATACCACCTCAGCACGCCACAAAGAGGATGGAGCTGTATGGAGGATTAAAACTGACAATACTATTAACTGGTAAACACAATCATGTCATAAGCAGTCCGTCCAAATTTTGCTGTGTTCTTAAATATTTCACAGTATACAATAACAAGGAAATATtttgaatagaaaaaaatacatcaggAATTGCACAGGAACAATCCCAGCACCTGCAGAAAGTTGCAGTGattacatgaagaaataaataattattaCATATATCTATTTCTTAAATGAAACATTACGAAACGAGAGCCACACAGCGCAGATATTTAAACATCATTTTAATATGAAAATATGAACACAATATAGAAGAATAATTTCAAGCTTTCAAATGACTACAACCTACAGGAAGTGATTTCTTACTACTGTCTGAATTCACCTCACGTTCATTGTTTTTGTCAGAAAATTCTCTGCGGCAAACTGTTTCCATTTTAGTGTCATCAGAATAGCACGCCTCACTTGCATGTGGACATCCTATACAGTTGGAAGGGCAGCTGAGTTGCAGAAAACGTCTGTAAGCTCTGGCCAGCGTTGTCATAATACAGCCGAGTCCTCGTCTGATTATCTCAGCGATGGTGCTAAAGAGGGAATAAGTGCAGCACACCCCGAGAAACATCACAAGGCAATTTGCCACCTGATACGCTCGGATGTCTTCGTGTTGCTTTCTCTGAACACTCACAAAGTCCCCGAATCCCACCGTGCTAAAGGCCACGAAGCAGAAGTAGAGAGACTCCAGGTAAGTCCAGCCTTCCATGGCCGAGTAAAGCGAGGCCGCACCGCAAGCGACGACCACCACGGCAAGGAAAAGCAACAGAGTCACTTGGTACGCAGGTGGCTTCCACTCGTGGCCTTCTCGACGGCTTCTGGACCGTGACCTGCAGTCTCGGATTCTCTTGGAGTGGCACCAGAATAAGATGAAGCTCAACAGCGCGATGACTCTCTCCAGGAAGAGATTGAAGAATAACATGGCGGCCGAGCAGCCGAACAAGCCGTAGAAAACGAGCAAGACCTTCCCTGCTATTGTGGATGGGGCCGTAACGCCAAACCCTATCAGGAAAACAAGGCATCGTTGCAAAAGATGTCTGGAAAATAATTCCATAATATCAACATGCTCTATGCACAAAGTTTTCCAAAGATGCAAAAAGTAGTTTTTGAATGCCACTGTGTGAATCAGCTGGGTTATTGTGAAACATCAAATATCTCCCAGTTACATCATTAAATGTCAGTAAACATGGaagttgcaataaaaaaaaaaaaaggtacaccGATCTGTGATTAATGTTGTCTGCTCTGTTGTTTCCACAGTGACAAAGGGAGTCATAAAGCAAGAGATTGGTATTCTTCGATCGAATTTGGACATAAGGCATAAGAAAGatactcaatttctcagtttgcCAAGGTTTTACACCCCGCAGGATTTGAGAGCTGAGACAATCACCTGATTTTGAAGCCTCATTTTACATACTCGGCAATATCTTATTTATTCTTTCCGATTTACTTTAGAAAATTCATTATTGTTTCATAAAAGCAATAACTTGCCATTGTTAACTAAATTCTGCTGCGCTGCTCCTCCAAACTCACCAATGGTGGACACCACAGTTCCCACAAAGTAGAAAGCTCCCGGGATGTCCCAGAGTGCTCTGCCTCGTTCCACACGGACACCCGCCATCCTGGCATCCTCGTAATGGCGTAAAAGAGATTTCAGATCTCGGTCACTAATATTATGCACGTGACTGAAGACCCACAGCCTTTTTTGCCAATGCTGTTGGGCCAGAATTTCCGCTGATCTCTCCAAGGAAGAAAATGAGACAGCGCCAGCCAGCATGTAAAGGGCAATGAGCACTCCGAGGAGGATGAAGCGAGCGGTATCCACACTGGCTGAAAGGGATGGACAGGAATCTTTCTTGAGtggcattgggaaaaaaaaacagttgaagACCGGCCTGCTCTAAGCAAGGAAAAAATATACGGCATTAGTAACGTGCCCATAAAAAACAAccatctgttttattttttatgatatCATTGAATGAATGGCAGATACTTACAGAACAACAAGTCCACTATCCAAATCAATTGTGTTCTGGTTACATCAGTGTGTGCAGATGGCTTTAAAGGGGGCTGTAATGATGTGTGTTGGTAGGCTTCAGCTTATCACCAGCTCAATAATCAGCCTTGACTCTACTTTTATGAGCCACAAACATACTAAGTCTATAAACACTGGCAATCCATGGATACAACcttaaaacacatacacacataggcCTACATATTCAGCAACAATGTCATGACCACTATAAGAGAGTTAGACACACACATGTGTAGACACAGCTTAAATATactatgtattattttattatagttTAGTGTACAACTACACTTGGGTATTTACACACAATTTTCAATAGCACTACTCGGGGGCAACATATTTAAACTATATAGGCACAATGGTtgattctattattattattattattattattattattattattattattattattattattattatgtactACTTTTTGGACGTGTCACTGAGCTGCACATTTATCTCTATCCACAGGGTGGCAGTGGTTAGCTTTCTCGTCAACGAGCAGCAAATTAAGTACAGCAGAAGAAGACCGCTCAAcgttgcatttgtgtgtgtacagTTTTGCCCGTAGGTTGTTAACACCAGGGCAGAGTCGGTAAGTGTAATACGcatttatttgaattattttgtgCAATAAATGTTAAATTTGTGCTGAGAACAGCAACTGTGAATGTCAGCACCTGCACCCAAATTGTGTCTTTTATTTTGAGAAAAGTACGACGGAGAATGACTCTAATGGCTCCTTTACTCGCTCTTGTTTTCTGTTTATGATTAAGTCTCAATTTGAAGAATGGCAACGCCAGTGCCCGTGCTTCGTCTACCGAGAGGCCCTGACCCTCACAGCCGCGGTTTCGACCCCAATTCCCCTCGCTACATCGCTCTGTGTCGCACGTCCATCGCATCGTGCGCGTGCGCGGACCCGGAAGAGCTGAATCGGGAGCAGCGTGCGCGTGCGGAGTTGCGAGAGCGATTCCTTCGGTGTCTGCTGGCCACGCGGGACAAGAAAGTGAGCTTAAACATGCACGGGGACGTGACCGTGGACGCCACGTTCGGATGCTGCGACATCGACGTGCTCAACCTGCAGGTGTCCGACCTGCATACTCCGATCGGTGTGCAGAAGGAGGCGCTCATCAGATGCCAGGACGTCGTTTCATATTCTTTTGATTTATGAAGACATTTTTATCCACATTAGGATGAACTTCTTGACATAAAGATGCACAGTAACTTCAGCAaactaaagcacaatctgctttcTGAACACAAGGTGGCGGCATAGACTCGTGTTTTACTTGGTGAGGTCAGCACGGGGCGGAAAATATTGTTCCATTTTGTATAAGTTgaattttatatgtattttgTATAAGCTTTTGTATTGTAGATGTGTCTAAAAATGATCAAGACGATGTCAGTATTTCACCACCAATATTGTGCcaattacatttgaaaaacCTTAGATTCcctatttcaaatattagattctctgtttttttttttttttttttttgtagaaacaTTTAGTACACATCCCAACCATGTTTGATATGTAAAGTGTTGTAACTGGCTTTGGTTAAcgaaaattaaaaagaaaaaaaatacaagtgacTTAATggcaatggcatttttttttaatttgcaatAAATAGTGATTGCAATATATTTTTAACCTGCTTGTCAGAGAATAAATGCAGTTCAAATGCTAATTAATTCAATGGTTTgtatactttaaaaaaaaattcgtgatgGGAAACCGGTTTCCATAATTTCCATTTAAAGGCTGTGAGTAGTCACAAAATATTTGTGCAAAAACAAGGATGTACAATATTTGAACTAATTTCCAAACAAATGTATTGAAGTACTTTAGTGCAAGTGACTCATGAATTTTGTCAGAATTAGATATGAActtaaaacaaaaagcaaaatccACACAAGGTGACCTTTAAACACAACAAaaattaccatttttttttcccctctaatgCAAACAAGTCAAACTGACCACATGGCATGTCTTTCATGTAGCATTCCGAGCTGCAGGATTCTTCATTGTTGTGCCAGTCTGATGAGCAGGGGACATCAATACTATTTAATCTACCTAAAAGGTGTATTTTGCGAGTTCCAATAAGTCATTTTATTTGAGTGCCATTAGGCGACTGGGCTCCGCCTGCgtcttttttctccttttttttttgtacctgaATTATCCGACCACTCAATGGAGACAGTCATCAATGAGGGAGTGACTCATCCCTCCTCTTCGCCCTCCCTAATCCGAAATATGACTTGAATGACGTCATCGGGGACACTGTGATTCAATCAGGAAGCCCTCAAGGACGAGCAAGGTTAATTTTATTTACGCAGACATGCTTGTTTTGTGGGCAGCATCCTCAGACAGTCACTTCTCACCTCTATGAATACCAGTCTGATAATGTTACCATAATTCATTCAGTGggctaaaaatgaataaaaaacaacaactggagGTTCTAGAACAATTTCAGAGACACATTTCTCATGCCTATGTGATGATCAATTCCAAGAGTGAGTTGAATTATTATGGCAGCTTCTATTTGTAACCGTTCAGGAAGACACAGTCTCACTGTTATCTACTCACACTTTCCTGCTAGTCCCCACTTTCAGAAGCAAAACATCGTGTTGGTGTACAGTTGGTCAGTCGGTTGGTCCAAGGAATCTGACCCTTACATGCAGCCGGTCGACAGGAAGCACATTCAGAAGTCCTTCCTGTTTGTGGCCCTCTCTCTCACATTTCCTGGCAAGTGTCTGATAAGTTTTAAAACCACTTCATCATCCTTTGCCCAAACCCAGACTGAAATAACTGGGAAGTGACCTCAcgcttcatttatttttagtatGTTTCTTTTTGACATCTTGCAGACCACAAGACCACTGTTTATACTGGAGTGAATCGAACAATATACCTTTAATGGAAAATAAACTAAATTATCTTTTGTAGCTCCTCCACACACTGAGACACATTAATAAAATTGTTTAGTCCCTTTTCAAGAACCTAAACTTTAATTATCAGTATGTTTGTACGCTACTTAAGGTGAGGCCTAGTCGCTATGTGTAGCAAGCTAAGCTAACAACCGCTCCTGGTTTGTACAGTCCAATTCCTTTTCGCTTTCAAATCATTAGAACAGTAAATGGAAATCTAATAAGCTTCATATTAACATTCTTGCTCCATAAAATAGGCCTTGTTCTACTTAATTCTTTTCAGCGGGGTTTCAAAATTGTGTGACAACCGCTAAAGCCTAGCTTGTTTTACATTGGGATACCGCCATTCCCCATTCAATGACAGTGTGGATTTTGGTGTCTCTGCACCATTTATTTGATCAATGTGGTCTTAAAAAGTTCCCATAAGTCTAAAGTGTACAGTACAATGAGTTCTGAGGTTGCTTGTTTAAAACCGTGACATGGTTGCCCATTGCGTGGTGTTTTCAATGCAGCCACAATAGGAATGGCTGAGTCACTGTTAGTCTTCAGACATATTTGAGCGGCTATCAGCGGGGAATGTTGGAGGAGCTCCAGTGATTGTGAGGGCCAGGAGCCGTGTGGCAGCCTCACTTCCTGACTCCAGCAGCCCGGGGAGATAAAGACGGAGCATAGCCGCATTGGAACACTGGCTGTATGTTTATGTACAACCGCAATTTTTGAGTATGGAACGTCTGTTTCAGGGTTGTGCCAAAGAATTCAAAGTCCAGTTTACATGAGAGGCCTGGCGCCACTTGTTTTGCTGTAATTCCCTTTTCTCAGCTTCTGCTTATAcactaaaataatttattatttgaTGAATCAATTCTCACGCGCGACGAAGATGAGCGTCACGTGTGTCGTCCGTCGTCATTCTAGACAGGAAGTCACAGAAAAGATGAGGGAGGAGAAAGGAAGCGGCAATTAGATGGCGATTAAAGTTATCTTAATTTGTCTGTAAGAGCCCATCAAAGTCCACTCCCTGTCCCGTCGGGGTAAACACAGGAAGATGCCGCTACGATGCGGTCGAGCTGCTGACGTCCTACCGCCGCTTGGACGATTATATTCGAACCCTGAGAAATTAGAAGTCAAAGGAACTCCCGTGGTGTCGCACAAGTGCTTTCGCAGTGGCAGTGGGATCGTATTCTCATTATCAACAGCGACTTTTAACTGCCACCTACAAGTATTTTTCCATTGTTCCGTACTTACCTGTTTTCCCCGCCGCTCCGCCCACACAGCCCTCTTA harbors:
- the si:ch211-261a10.5 gene encoding potassium channel subfamily K member 13; translated protein: MPLKKDSCPSLSASVDTARFILLGVLIALYMLAGAVSFSSLERSAEILAQQHWQKRLWVFSHVHNISDRDLKSLLRHYEDARMAGVRVERGRALWDIPGAFYFVGTVVSTIGFGVTAPSTIAGKVLLVFYGLFGCSAAMLFFNLFLERVIALLSFILFWCHSKRIRDCRSRSRSRREGHEWKPPAYQVTLLLFLAVVVVACGAASLYSAMEGWTYLESLYFCFVAFSTVGFGDFVSVQRKQHEDIRAYQVANCLVMFLGVCCTYSLFSTIAEIIRRGLGCIMTTLARAYRRFLQLSCPSNCIGCPHASEACYSDDTKMETVCRREFSDKNNEREVNSDSSKKSLPVGCSHLKA
- the gemin7 gene encoding gem-associated protein 7 codes for the protein MATPVPVLRLPRGPDPHSRGFDPNSPRYIALCRTSIASCACADPEELNREQRARAELRERFLRCLLATRDKKVSLNMHGDVTVDATFGCCDIDVLNLQVSDLHTPIGVQKEALIRCQDVVSYSFDL